A genomic stretch from Streptococcus oralis includes:
- a CDS encoding carbohydrate-binding domain-containing protein, whose translation MKSKKWSLLVTSLTAMVLMAACAQSTTTSNTNATTNSATTTATKTNQSSYFTEKDYDTSYDESTASKIELSGSSANVSGDGVTVSESTVTITKSGTYVISGQSDGVQIKIEADKSADVHLVLKGATMTNTNAAISATSAGHVYLTLAEGTTNSFSDSSSNSDEKADAALFSKVDLTINGKGTLNVDGKKNNGIKANDTLHITGGTYNITAVGDAFNVNDELNITGTTMTIDAKEDGVKVDNDEDTSVGTMYLSNNNITVTAGDDGIHASGDLVIDSGTYTVKNSTEGLEGKSITINGGDITIYSTDDGVNAANKNAQQSEIFFTMNGGNLTVEVGQGDTDPIDSNGNITVTGGTIKMTGQTGFDFDGTATYTGGDIYLNGEKQTEIVNSMPGGGGPNGGPQGGGPAPGGQG comes from the coding sequence ATGAAATCAAAAAAATGGTCCCTACTCGTAACGAGTTTAACGGCAATGGTACTGATGGCAGCATGTGCCCAGTCAACAACTACATCCAATACCAATGCAACGACAAATAGTGCCACAACAACTGCAACAAAGACAAACCAATCTTCCTATTTTACAGAGAAGGACTATGATACTTCTTATGATGAAAGTACAGCTTCTAAGATTGAGCTATCTGGCTCATCAGCAAACGTCTCTGGAGATGGGGTGACAGTCTCTGAATCAACAGTGACCATCACAAAATCTGGAACCTATGTAATTTCAGGTCAGTCTGACGGAGTGCAGATCAAGATCGAGGCAGATAAGTCTGCAGATGTTCATCTAGTCCTAAAAGGTGCGACCATGACCAATACCAATGCAGCGATATCTGCGACATCAGCTGGCCATGTCTACTTGACTCTAGCAGAGGGGACCACCAACAGTTTCTCTGACTCAAGCTCTAACAGCGACGAAAAAGCAGACGCAGCTCTTTTTTCTAAGGTGGATTTGACCATCAACGGGAAAGGAACTCTCAATGTAGATGGCAAGAAGAACAATGGTATCAAGGCCAATGACACCCTCCACATCACGGGTGGCACCTATAACATCACAGCAGTTGGCGATGCCTTTAATGTCAATGATGAACTCAATATCACTGGTACGACCATGACTATCGATGCCAAGGAAGATGGCGTAAAGGTGGACAATGACGAGGATACTTCAGTCGGAACCATGTACCTATCCAACAACAACATCACCGTTACAGCAGGAGATGATGGCATCCACGCATCAGGTGATTTGGTTATCGATAGTGGTACCTATACCGTCAAGAATTCGACAGAAGGACTTGAAGGTAAGTCGATCACTATCAACGGTGGGGACATTACCATCTACTCAACAGATGATGGAGTCAATGCAGCTAATAAAAACGCCCAACAGAGTGAAATCTTCTTTACCATGAACGGTGGGAACCTGACAGTAGAAGTCGGTCAAGGAGACACAGATCCAATTGACTCAAACGGCAATATCACGGTCACAGGCGGAACCATTAAAATGACTGGTCAAACAGGTTTTGACTTCGATGGAACTGCGACCTACACAGGTGGAGATATCTATCTCAATGGTGAAAAACAAACGGAAATTGTCAACTCTATGCCTGGAGGCGGTGGACCAAATGGAGGCCCTCAAGGCGGAGGTCCAGCCCCTGGCGGACAAGGATAA
- a CDS encoding FAD-dependent oxidoreductase translates to MKIIIVGGVAGGMSAATRLRRLMEDAEITIFEKGPFVSFANCGLPYYVSGEIANRDSLLVQTPESLKARFNLDVRPFHEVIQISPKEHTVTVRHDGQEFTESYDKLILSPGAKPFVPAIEGLAEAENAFTLRNVPDLDEIMAALDNHPKEAVVIGAGFIGLEMAENLAKRGLQVTIVEKAPHVLPPLDHEMAAFVQAELVKNGVRIITSQSATRFEDQGKVIILENGQKIASDLTILSVGVQPENGLAKAAGIKLGLRGGILVDEHYETSQKDIFAVGDAIVVKQEITGQDALISLASPANRQGRQVADVIAGLGRTNKGSIGTAIVRAFDMTATSTGLSERSLSMNQLPYKALHVSGKDHAGYYPGATDMTLKLLFDPTTGKIYGAQGVGKKGVDKRIDILATAIKGNLTVFDLPELEFTYAPPFGSAKDPVNMLGYAALNLIEGLSDNVQWYQLEDELAKGKKFLDVRTSGEFQSGRLKVDTIHIPLNELRERLDELDKNQAYIVSCHSGLRSYIAERILKQAGFTVQNLDGAYSLYKMANPEGVEYGN, encoded by the coding sequence ATGAAAATTATCATTGTCGGAGGAGTTGCAGGCGGTATGTCAGCAGCAACCCGTCTCAGACGTCTCATGGAAGACGCTGAAATCACTATTTTTGAGAAAGGTCCCTTTGTTTCCTTTGCAAACTGCGGACTTCCTTACTATGTTTCAGGAGAAATTGCAAACCGTGATAGTTTATTGGTCCAAACCCCTGAAAGTCTCAAAGCGCGATTTAATCTTGATGTGCGACCATTTCATGAAGTCATCCAGATTTCGCCAAAAGAACACACGGTGACTGTGCGACATGATGGACAGGAATTCACAGAGAGCTACGACAAACTGATCCTCTCCCCAGGAGCCAAACCTTTTGTTCCTGCCATTGAAGGGTTAGCAGAAGCTGAAAATGCCTTCACACTCCGCAACGTTCCCGATCTTGATGAAATTATGGCAGCCTTGGACAATCATCCAAAAGAAGCTGTCGTTATCGGTGCAGGCTTTATCGGGCTTGAAATGGCTGAAAACCTGGCGAAACGTGGATTGCAAGTTACTATCGTTGAGAAAGCACCCCATGTCTTGCCACCATTAGATCACGAAATGGCAGCCTTTGTCCAAGCAGAATTGGTCAAAAACGGCGTTCGCATTATCACTTCTCAGTCTGCGACTCGATTTGAAGACCAAGGAAAAGTCATCATTCTCGAAAACGGGCAAAAGATCGCTTCTGACCTCACTATCTTATCTGTCGGTGTTCAACCTGAAAACGGATTGGCTAAAGCTGCGGGGATTAAACTGGGACTTCGTGGTGGGATTCTGGTCGATGAACATTACGAAACCAGTCAAAAAGATATTTTTGCAGTTGGAGATGCCATCGTCGTCAAGCAAGAGATTACTGGCCAAGATGCCCTCATCTCTCTCGCTTCTCCTGCTAATCGTCAAGGACGACAAGTAGCGGACGTCATCGCAGGACTCGGTCGTACCAACAAGGGCAGTATCGGCACTGCTATCGTTCGTGCCTTTGATATGACAGCTACTTCGACTGGTCTCAGCGAACGTAGTCTTAGCATGAATCAACTTCCTTACAAGGCCCTTCATGTCAGTGGGAAAGACCATGCTGGTTATTATCCAGGCGCTACTGATATGACCTTGAAGCTCCTCTTTGACCCAACCACTGGAAAAATCTACGGTGCCCAAGGAGTCGGGAAGAAAGGTGTTGACAAGCGAATCGATATCCTGGCAACTGCTATCAAGGGAAATCTCACCGTCTTTGACTTACCAGAGTTAGAGTTTACCTATGCGCCACCATTTGGCTCTGCCAAGGATCCCGTCAATATGCTGGGTTACGCAGCCTTGAACCTTATTGAAGGTCTCAGCGACAACGTTCAATGGTACCAGCTCGAAGACGAACTAGCTAAAGGAAAGAAATTCCTAGACGTGCGGACCAGTGGCGAATTCCAAAGTGGTCGACTCAAAGTCGACACCATCCACATCCCCCTAAACGAACTACGGGAACGCTTGGACGAACTGGACAAGAACCAAGCCTACATCGTTAGCTGCCACAGTGGTTTGCGCAGCTATATCGCAGAGCGTATCCTCAAACAAGCAGGATTTACCGTCCAAAACCTTGACGGCGCTTATTCACTATACAAAATGGCTAACCCAGAAGGAGTAGAATATGGTAACTAA
- a CDS encoding rhodanese-like domain-containing protein, producing MFHLFTKIDSISTSELEAKLREPIQLLDVRTPMEFRRGHIKNAKNVPLTEIGSYTPATKETLYVICHSGVRSKLAAKKLKKKGYDVINVRGGMSAWTGKVI from the coding sequence ATGTTTCACTTATTTACAAAAATTGACAGTATTTCTACCAGCGAGTTAGAAGCTAAACTCAGAGAACCAATTCAGCTACTAGATGTTCGGACGCCTATGGAATTCCGTAGAGGTCATATCAAAAATGCAAAAAATGTTCCTTTAACGGAAATCGGTTCTTACACACCAGCGACAAAAGAAACACTCTATGTCATTTGTCATTCTGGTGTACGAAGCAAACTAGCTGCGAAAAAGCTTAAGAAAAAAGGCTACGATGTCATCAATGTCCGAGGCGGTATGAGTGCTTGGACAGGTAAGGTCATCTAG
- a CDS encoding nucleoside phosphorylase, with product MIQKHAIPILEFDDNPQAVLMPTHEGLDLKLPKKCIYAFLEEEIDRYAQEVGADCIGEFVSATKTYPVYVINYKGERICLAQAPVGSAPAAQFMDWLIGYGVEQIISAGTCGVLADIEENAFLVPVRALRDEGTSYHYVAPSRYMEMQIEAVSAIEQVLEQRGIPYEEVMTWTTDGFYRETAEKVAYRKEEGCAVVEMECSALAAVAQLRGVVWGELLFTADSLADLDNYDSRDWGSEAFDKALELCLAIVHHM from the coding sequence ATGATTCAGAAACATGCAATTCCCATTTTAGAGTTTGATGACAATCCCCAGGCGGTCCTTATGCCAACACATGAGGGGCTAGATTTAAAGTTGCCAAAGAAGTGTATCTATGCGTTTTTGGAGGAAGAGATTGACCGCTATGCTCAGGAAGTAGGCGCGGACTGTATTGGTGAGTTCGTTTCGGCCACCAAAACCTATCCAGTATATGTCATCAACTACAAGGGTGAGAGGATTTGTCTGGCTCAAGCGCCTGTTGGTTCTGCTCCAGCGGCCCAGTTTATGGATTGGTTGATTGGCTATGGTGTGGAGCAAATCATTTCCGCTGGAACCTGTGGCGTCCTAGCCGATATAGAGGAAAATGCCTTTCTCGTCCCTGTTCGCGCTCTGCGAGATGAGGGGACCAGCTACCACTATGTAGCGCCTTCTCGTTATATGGAGATGCAGATTGAGGCTGTCTCTGCCATTGAGCAAGTTTTGGAGCAAAGAGGCATTCCTTATGAGGAAGTTATGACTTGGACGACAGATGGTTTTTACCGAGAGACGGCTGAAAAGGTTGCCTATCGCAAGGAAGAAGGCTGCGCTGTTGTGGAAATGGAGTGCTCGGCTCTTGCGGCAGTGGCTCAGCTACGTGGGGTTGTCTGGGGAGAATTGCTCTTTACCGCAGATTCCTTGGCAGATCTGGACAACTACGACAGTCGTGACTGGGGCTCTGAAGCTTTTGATAAGGCACTCGAACTCTGTCTTGCCATTGTGCACCACATGTGA
- a CDS encoding YSIRK signal domain/LPXTG anchor domain surface protein → MKFNPNQRYTRWSIRRLSVGVASVVVASGFFVLVGQPSSARADVVNPTPTQVVPDAASVSEKSDLPAEVLKKAVDVALPSEQSIPTPKASVDTTSSSEKADVTAKDQVVAPKEEVQAQPDSKKETEDAIKPVESPVSTVSGQEREASEAQAPTTPAEVQKGVADNTKDTVDVPASYLDKANFPGPFTAGVNQVIPYEFFAGDGMLTRLILKASDKAPWSDNGSAKNPALPPVEKLGKGLYFYEVDLAGTQGKSDKELLDLLKQNGTQSYKATIKVYGAKDGKPDLTNLVATKDLTVNLNGLTTPNQVKESVVNNVKDMIDVPASYLDKAKVPGPFLAGVNQVIPYEAFGGDGMLTRLLLKASDKAPWSDNGMAKNPALLPLEGLAKGQYFYEVDLNGNTVGKDGQALLEQLRANGTHTYLATVKVYGAKDGKPDLTNLIATRQVTIQLRGKEMATIPSQQGQMNTKPSETGSTGTTEGMMGTNHHMSDMKVDQPASSPMANMMKKDDKAMLPNTGEAKTATAGLGIFGLALAGLVGLLGLTSKRED, encoded by the coding sequence ATGAAATTCAATCCAAATCAGAGATATACTCGTTGGTCTATTCGCCGTCTCAGTGTCGGTGTTGCTTCAGTTGTTGTGGCTAGTGGCTTCTTTGTCCTAGTTGGTCAACCAAGTTCTGCACGTGCTGATGTCGTCAATCCGACTCCTACCCAAGTCGTGCCAGACGCTGCTTCGGTGAGTGAAAAGAGCGACTTACCAGCAGAGGTTCTCAAAAAAGCAGTCGATGTAGCTCTTCCTTCAGAACAGTCTATTCCAACACCTAAAGCAAGTGTGGATACGACAAGCTCTTCAGAGAAAGCGGATGTGACTGCTAAAGACCAAGTAGTAGCACCAAAAGAAGAAGTGCAAGCACAACCTGACTCTAAGAAAGAAACAGAAGATGCGATTAAACCTGTGGAAAGTCCTGTGTCTACAGTTTCTGGACAAGAGCGTGAAGCCAGTGAAGCACAAGCACCGACCACTCCAGCTGAAGTTCAAAAAGGTGTAGCTGACAATACCAAAGACACAGTAGATGTCCCAGCTTCTTACTTGGACAAAGCTAACTTCCCAGGACCATTTACAGCGGGTGTCAACCAAGTCATTCCATATGAATTCTTCGCTGGTGACGGCATGTTGACTCGCCTGATCTTGAAAGCCTCTGATAAGGCTCCATGGTCAGACAACGGCTCAGCTAAAAATCCAGCTCTCCCACCAGTAGAGAAATTGGGCAAAGGCCTTTACTTCTACGAAGTGGATTTAGCAGGCACCCAAGGAAAATCAGATAAAGAGTTGCTTGACCTTTTGAAACAAAATGGTACACAAAGCTATAAGGCAACCATCAAAGTGTACGGTGCAAAAGACGGCAAACCTGACTTAACTAACCTCGTAGCGACTAAAGATTTGACTGTTAATTTGAATGGTTTGACCACACCAAATCAGGTTAAAGAGTCTGTTGTTAACAATGTCAAAGACATGATTGATGTTCCAGCTAGCTACCTTGATAAGGCTAAGGTTCCTGGACCTTTCTTGGCCGGTGTCAACCAAGTTATTCCATACGAAGCTTTTGGTGGAGATGGTATGTTGACTCGCCTCTTGTTAAAAGCTTCCGACAAAGCCCCATGGTCAGACAACGGAATGGCTAAAAATCCAGCTCTATTGCCACTTGAAGGCTTGGCTAAAGGCCAATATTTCTACGAAGTGGATTTGAATGGCAATACGGTTGGCAAAGATGGTCAGGCCTTGCTTGAGCAACTTCGAGCTAACGGAACCCATACGTATCTAGCTACTGTTAAAGTTTATGGCGCTAAAGACGGCAAACCTGATTTGACCAATCTGATTGCTACTCGTCAAGTAACGATTCAGCTTCGTGGAAAAGAAATGGCGACAATACCATCTCAACAAGGTCAGATGAATACGAAGCCTTCTGAAACAGGCTCTACAGGTACGACTGAGGGTATGATGGGTACAAATCACCATATGTCAGATATGAAAGTAGATCAACCAGCTTCTAGCCCAATGGCTAATATGATGAAAAAAGATGATAAAGCGATGTTACCAAATACTGGGGAAGCTAAAACAGCTACAGCTGGGCTTGGTATCTTTGGTCTAGCCTTGGCAGGTCTTGTTGGACTTTTGGGTTTGACAAGCAAACGAGAAGATTAA
- a CDS encoding prolyl-tRNA synthetase associated domain-containing protein, whose protein sequence is MEAYEKVVEMLNGLDIPFEIVEHEPAFTTEQADSFIEGIEGVRTKTMFLTNKKKTAYYLVIMDDKKRLDMDLLKDLVGANRIRMASSESLFEKMSLPAGVVSPFGLLNNTDKDIQVYFDKEIMSEKRMSFHPNTNEKTLFLDTTDILKFLEAIGYEVHIIEL, encoded by the coding sequence ATGGAAGCATACGAAAAAGTAGTAGAAATGCTAAATGGGCTAGATATTCCCTTTGAAATCGTGGAGCACGAGCCAGCCTTTACAACGGAGCAGGCCGACAGCTTTATCGAAGGGATCGAAGGCGTCCGTACCAAGACTATGTTTCTCACCAACAAAAAGAAAACAGCCTATTATCTCGTGATTATGGATGATAAGAAACGTTTGGATATGGACCTCTTGAAAGACTTGGTAGGAGCCAATAGAATCCGTATGGCTTCCTCTGAGAGCTTGTTTGAAAAAATGAGCTTGCCCGCAGGCGTTGTATCTCCATTTGGCTTGCTGAACAATACTGATAAGGACATTCAAGTTTATTTCGACAAAGAAATCATGTCTGAAAAACGGATGAGTTTTCACCCCAATACCAACGAGAAAACCCTCTTTTTGGACACGACAGATATACTCAAATTCCTAGAAGCTATTGGCTATGAGGTTCATATCATCGAGTTATAA
- a CDS encoding TrkH family potassium uptake protein produces the protein MLFKSFLEKIKTILGRLSPARRIFLSFALVIFLGSLLLSLPFVQAGTSQATYFDHLFTTVSMVCVTGLFTQPVASTYNIWGQLICMILIQIGGLGLMTFIGIFYIQGKQKLSLRGRETIQESFSYGETQSLKDFIRSIFLTTFMVEGIGAFLLSFRFIPEFGWGRGILTSIFLAVSAFCNAGFDNFGSTSLVAFQTDPLINLVIAGLIITGGLGFMVWFDLATQFGKKKKRRLRFHTKLVLFLTAGILLFGTVSTLLIEWNNPGTIGNLSAPEKLLVSFFQTVSMRTAGFASIDYTQARPVTLLIYILQMFLGGAPGGTAGGLKITTFFVLLVFARSELLGLPHANVARRTIEPRTVQKSFSVFIIFLLTFLLGLILLGITAEGNPRFIYLMFETISALATVGVTANLTPELGKLALSIVMLLMFIGRIGPLTLLVSVAEYQPDKKDTIHYMKADITIG, from the coding sequence ATGTTATTCAAATCTTTTTTGGAAAAAATCAAGACGATACTGGGACGCTTGTCGCCAGCCCGTCGCATCTTTTTAAGTTTTGCCCTAGTGATCTTCTTAGGTTCGCTTCTTTTAAGTCTTCCCTTTGTGCAAGCAGGAACGTCACAAGCGACCTACTTTGACCATCTCTTTACGACTGTGTCTATGGTCTGTGTGACAGGGCTCTTTACCCAGCCAGTAGCCTCTACTTACAATATCTGGGGCCAGTTGATCTGTATGATTTTGATCCAGATCGGTGGTTTAGGCCTTATGACCTTTATCGGAATCTTTTATATCCAAGGAAAACAAAAGCTCAGCCTTCGTGGCCGTGAGACTATTCAAGAAAGCTTTAGTTATGGGGAAACTCAGTCTCTAAAGGATTTCATCCGCTCAATCTTTCTGACGACTTTTATGGTGGAAGGAATTGGTGCCTTTCTCTTGAGTTTTCGCTTTATCCCCGAATTTGGCTGGGGGCGAGGGATATTAACCTCTATCTTTTTGGCTGTTTCAGCTTTCTGTAATGCTGGATTTGATAATTTTGGAAGTACGAGTTTGGTAGCCTTTCAAACGGACCCCTTGATCAATCTAGTGATTGCAGGATTGATTATCACGGGGGGGCTAGGATTTATGGTCTGGTTTGACCTAGCGACCCAGTTTGGGAAGAAGAAAAAACGCCGTCTGCGTTTCCATACCAAGTTGGTTCTCTTTTTAACGGCGGGAATTTTGCTCTTTGGAACAGTATCGACTCTCTTAATTGAGTGGAATAATCCTGGAACGATTGGAAATCTCAGCGCTCCAGAGAAACTGCTGGTCAGCTTTTTCCAGACCGTCAGCATGAGAACGGCAGGCTTTGCTTCAATTGACTACACCCAGGCTCGACCAGTTACCTTACTGATCTACATCTTGCAGATGTTTCTGGGAGGGGCACCTGGAGGGACAGCAGGGGGGCTCAAGATTACGACCTTCTTTGTCTTGTTGGTCTTTGCTCGCAGTGAATTATTGGGCTTGCCTCATGCCAATGTGGCTCGGAGGACTATTGAACCCCGAACCGTGCAAAAATCTTTCAGTGTCTTTATTATCTTCTTGCTAACATTCTTGCTGGGCTTGATCCTACTAGGGATAACAGCAGAAGGAAATCCGCGCTTTATTTACCTCATGTTTGAGACCATTTCAGCCCTTGCGACAGTTGGAGTGACGGCAAACTTAACGCCGGAGTTAGGTAAGTTAGCCCTCAGTATCGTTATGTTGTTGATGTTTATCGGCCGTATTGGTCCCTTGACACTACTGGTCAGTGTAGCGGAATACCAGCCAGACAAGAAAGATACGATTCACTATATGAAAGCAGATATCACTATCGGATAA
- a CDS encoding sugar O-acetyltransferase, with product MTSEYQKMIAGEPYRPSDPELRTLAQASRQKQAAFNREEDPLKGAEIIKTWFGSTGQNLYVNPRLVVDYGVNIHLGENFYSNWNLTMLDVCPIRIGNNAMLGPNCQFLTPLHPLDPHERNSGVEYGKPITIGDNFWAGGGVIVLPGVTLGNNVVAGAGAVITKSFGDNVVLGGNPARVIKEIPVK from the coding sequence ATGACTAGCGAATACCAGAAAATGATAGCAGGGGAGCCTTACCGTCCGTCGGACCCAGAGTTACGGACCTTGGCGCAGGCTTCTCGCCAAAAACAGGCTGCCTTTAACCGAGAAGAAGATCCCTTGAAGGGTGCGGAGATTATCAAGACTTGGTTTGGTTCAACTGGGCAAAATCTCTATGTCAATCCACGTCTGGTGGTCGATTATGGGGTCAACATCCATCTAGGGGAAAATTTTTATTCTAATTGGAACTTGACCATGCTGGATGTTTGTCCGATTCGCATCGGGAACAACGCCATGCTTGGCCCCAACTGTCAGTTTTTAACCCCACTCCATCCACTGGATCCGCATGAACGCAATTCAGGGGTCGAATACGGCAAGCCCATCACCATCGGAGATAATTTCTGGGCTGGAGGTGGCGTCATTGTCCTTCCTGGAGTGACACTGGGTAATAATGTCGTCGCTGGAGCAGGGGCCGTGATTACCAAGTCCTTCGGCGACAATGTCGTCCTAGGTGGCAATCCTGCGCGTGTTATCAAGGAAATCCCTGTGAAATAG
- a CDS encoding potassium channel family protein: MSDRTIGILGLGIFGSSVLAALAKHDMNIIAIDDHEERINQFEPVLARGVVGDITDEELLLSAGIDTCDTVVVATGENLESSVLAVMHCKSLGVPTVIAKVKSHTAKKVLEKIGADAVISPEFEMGRSLAQTILFHNSVDVFQLDKNVSIVEMKIPQSWVGKSLSQLDLRGRYNLNVLGFRSYENAPLDVQFGPNDLLQADAYIMAVINNQHLDTLAELSE; encoded by the coding sequence ATGTCAGATCGGACAATTGGAATTTTAGGCTTGGGAATTTTTGGGAGCAGTGTTTTGGCTGCTCTAGCCAAGCATGACATGAATATCATTGCTATTGATGACCACGAGGAACGCATTAACCAATTTGAACCTGTGCTGGCGCGTGGGGTAGTTGGGGATATCACGGATGAAGAACTCCTTCTATCAGCGGGGATTGACACCTGTGATACCGTAGTTGTCGCAACGGGGGAAAATTTGGAGTCCAGTGTTCTTGCGGTTATGCACTGCAAGAGTCTAGGGGTGCCAACCGTTATTGCCAAGGTCAAAAGTCATACAGCTAAAAAGGTTCTAGAAAAAATTGGGGCAGACGCAGTCATCTCACCAGAGTTTGAAATGGGGCGCTCATTGGCACAGACCATCCTCTTTCATAACAGCGTAGACGTCTTTCAGCTGGACAAGAATGTATCGATTGTCGAGATGAAAATCCCCCAATCATGGGTAGGTAAAAGTCTCAGTCAGTTGGATTTACGTGGGCGATACAACCTCAACGTACTTGGCTTTCGTTCCTACGAAAATGCTCCTCTGGATGTCCAATTCGGACCCAATGACCTCTTGCAGGCAGATGCCTATATCATGGCTGTCATTAATAACCAACATCTGGACACCCTAGCTGAACTGAGTGAGTAG
- a CDS encoding rhodanese-like domain-containing protein, producing MVTNISMADFYEKYQHENLDLIDVREVHEFQAGHAPGAKNLPLSTLEQGYKELKPAHEYHVICQGGVRSASACQFLSAQGLTVINVEGGMNHWPGEVE from the coding sequence ATGGTAACTAATATCAGCATGGCTGACTTTTATGAAAAATATCAACATGAAAATCTAGATCTTATCGATGTCCGTGAAGTACATGAATTCCAAGCAGGACATGCACCAGGTGCCAAAAATCTTCCGTTAAGTACCTTGGAGCAAGGCTACAAAGAACTCAAACCTGCCCATGAATACCATGTCATCTGTCAAGGTGGAGTGCGTTCTGCCTCTGCCTGTCAATTTCTCAGCGCCCAAGGCCTCACCGTTATCAACGTAGAAGGTGGTATGAACCACTGGCCAGGTGAGGTAGAATAA
- a CDS encoding DUF6630 family protein, with the protein MTKEERAEKWFQNIPEAEAIPMQTKMEICSQVAKRMALIWLGLLGGECLFLFWVTGGELFNQVADFLNQLSEGSPTKNRYKGLALAGTLICLPVLIFPSVVAHFFRQGWIQKEAEKVVKEMAPVTSDQPYLAGDEGSDFASISGRIFADWVLDDGEKEQNGFELEEVWQQLAAVQDGDRDFLTLIPQQPVKLKGSQHVSDFVQVCQDEDSDGFHFEISVADAERIDENVIYEKNELSKKETQDILRAYLENRVTPDLEDWEIVLDMRTDEQKNIAIYQEITQLLTDDSEVRSRLTSCFESPKAYFKQYAERYDERGIGEEANEATIKWLAIADELLAVDAVVELDWKTDKEEFLYQLEPLAAKQTLDLEENWFDEDDDIPTWCKILDERWVGHDFCLACMDINSDSYVLFICKRDILEKLVTLSHTINQRFGHAKNM; encoded by the coding sequence ATGACAAAAGAAGAACGAGCAGAAAAATGGTTTCAGAATATTCCTGAAGCAGAAGCCATTCCTATGCAAACTAAAATGGAGATCTGTAGTCAGGTAGCGAAACGAATGGCGCTTATATGGCTTGGCCTACTTGGTGGGGAATGCTTGTTCCTATTCTGGGTCACTGGGGGCGAACTTTTTAATCAAGTAGCGGACTTTCTAAATCAGCTATCAGAAGGGAGCCCCACAAAAAATCGATATAAGGGTCTCGCACTTGCAGGTACTCTTATTTGTCTGCCTGTCTTGATCTTTCCTAGTGTTGTTGCCCATTTCTTTAGACAAGGTTGGATTCAAAAAGAAGCTGAAAAGGTTGTCAAAGAGATGGCCCCTGTTACAAGTGATCAGCCTTATCTAGCAGGAGATGAGGGATCAGATTTTGCGAGTATTTCCGGAAGAATCTTTGCGGATTGGGTGCTAGATGATGGTGAGAAGGAACAAAATGGCTTTGAACTTGAAGAAGTATGGCAGCAACTGGCAGCTGTCCAAGATGGTGATAGGGATTTTCTCACTTTAATACCTCAGCAACCAGTTAAACTAAAGGGGAGTCAGCATGTATCGGATTTTGTACAGGTTTGTCAGGATGAAGATTCGGACGGTTTTCATTTTGAGATCAGTGTTGCCGATGCTGAACGGATCGACGAAAATGTAATCTACGAAAAAAATGAGCTGAGCAAGAAAGAAACTCAAGACATTCTTCGGGCATATTTGGAGAACAGAGTCACACCAGACCTAGAAGACTGGGAAATTGTACTAGATATGCGGACAGATGAGCAGAAAAATATCGCAATCTATCAAGAAATAACCCAACTGCTAACAGATGATAGTGAGGTACGATCTCGTTTGACTTCCTGTTTTGAATCACCGAAAGCCTATTTCAAGCAGTATGCAGAGAGATATGACGAGCGGGGTATAGGAGAAGAAGCCAATGAAGCTACTATAAAATGGCTTGCTATTGCTGATGAACTACTTGCTGTGGATGCAGTGGTTGAGTTAGACTGGAAGACAGATAAGGAAGAATTCTTGTACCAACTAGAGCCTCTGGCAGCTAAACAAACTCTTGATTTGGAGGAGAATTGGTTCGACGAGGATGATGACATCCCTACTTGGTGTAAGATTTTGGATGAAAGATGGGTTGGACACGATTTCTGTCTTGCTTGTATGGATATTAATAGCGATAGTTATGTGCTATTTATCTGCAAGAGGGATATTCTGGAAAAATTAGTCACCTTGAGTCACACAATCAATCAGCGTTTCGGCCATGCAAAAAATATGTAA